AACTCCGCCAGCCCTCGTCATAGGGCATCAGGGCCGCCTTCGAGGCGTCGCCTGCGGCGATCGCCTTCGCCGCCACTTCGGCGGCCATTCTGCCGGTGATCATGGCGTTGCCGATACCGCCGCCGGTGATTGGGTCGACGACCCGTGCAGCGTCGCCCACGATCATCAGGCCGTCAGCGACCGTGCAGGGGAGGGGCCTGCTCACCGGGTCCCCGCCAAAGACGCACTCGATGATCCTGCCCTCAGGATAGCGCTCCTTCATGAAGCGGTCGAGGTAGTCTTTCGCCCTCATGCCGGGCTTTGACTTCGACGCCGGGATGCCGACGCCGATATTCGCGCTCCGTTCCCCCTTGGCAAACACCCATAGGTAGCCCTGGGGGGCGACCTCCTCGCCGAGGTAGAAGTCGTTGGAATGGGGGTCGATGTCGATCCCGGTGACGAGGTACTGGGCGCAGCTCATCATCTCACGGAGGGGGAGGGTCGTGTCGATCCCGCACCAGCGGGCGAACTTTGACTCGACACCGTCGGCGGCGATGGTGACCTTCGCCCTGATGGCGCACCGCTTCCCGCAGAACTCCACCGTCGCCCCGCAGACGCGTCCCTCTTCGATGATCGGTGCCACTGCCCGTGTCTTCACAAAGACATCGGCCCCTGCCTCAGATGCCTTCCAGACAAGTTCCCGGTCGAAGAACTTCCGGTCGAGGACATAGCCGACCTCGGTGCCGGCCCGTCCCTCATCGAGGGCGATGGAGGTGCCGTCAGGGGCGACGATCCTGGCCCGCTGGATATCGGCAGAGATCCAGCGGGGGTCTGGCTCCATGAACTCTTTTAAGAGTTCTTTTCCGATCCCTTCGGCACAGCGAACCGGCGCACCGATCGCCGGCCGCTTCTCGATGATACATGCGGAGAGGCCGGCCTTTGCGGCGGTCCATGCCGCGAGCGCTCCGCCGGGGCCGCCGCCGATGACGAGAATATCGTATTCACTCTTCATCGGTCACCTCCAGGGCTCCGAGCGGGCAGGCCTTCGTACACAGCCCGCAGCCGATGCAGGCGCCGGTATCGACGGTCAGGTAGGCATCGACCAGTTCGAGAGCCCCTTCAGGGCAGACCGATACGCAGGCACCGCAATAGCCACATATCTCCCGGTGAATCGTAAGCATTGTACTCAATAATTATCCTCCCCGTCCATTAATAGTATCTTCCGATCCCTGCCGCAGTCGTTCACCAGGTTTTGTTAACGCGATGTCGCTCCACCCGTTTTTCATGCCCAAAATAGCGGGTTCTGCTCACATCCGGCAGACCTCGATCTGTCTTCCGCTCTCTGTCATGTAGGCGGCGATACGCCCGACGGTGTGCTCGACCATCCCGCCTGAGGTGAGGACCAGGGAGTTCTCGCCGTTCACCGCCCGCAGCAGGCACTTGTCTATGACGCCGTAGGTGAAGTCGAGGGCGATCTTCTCGTCACCAGCGAACCGTTTCGCCTTCGTGCCCATCGCTCCGACCCGCTCCACCGTCCCGGAAGAGAGGAGCGTTTTCACCCGGTCTGCCGCCCCGTCGCCGACGTCGGCGATGTAGATCCTGCCGTGACCGTCAGGGGAGACGCGGCCGAGCACCTGCCGCTCGACAAGGTCGGTGAAGGCGAGAGCGTTTCCGGGTGGCGCCTCCCGCGAGAGAACGCCGCGCCCGGCAAGTTCCCTGAAGAGGTCCATCACCACCGGGGGCTTGAGCCTCGCCCGGTGCAGGAGCGCGACGTCGGAAAAGAGCGCCTCTGCCGTGCCCGTGCTGAGCACCTCGCCCTGGTCCATCAGGACCACGGTGTCGGCCCAGCGGTATGCGAGTTCCACGTCGTGCGTCGAGAGGATCACCGTCCGCCCGCTGTGGTTCACCTCGTCGAGCAGGTCCATCACCTCCTCGGCGGTCGCGGGGTCCAGCGAACTTGTCGGTTCGTCGAAGACGATCACCTCCGGGTCCATGGCAAGCACGCCGGCGATCGCCACCCTCTTCTTCTCCCCGCCTGAGAGGTGGTGGGGCGGGCGTTTCTCGAAGCCGACGAGCCCGACATCGTGCAGGGCCCTGGCGACGACGCTTTTCACCCGGTCCGCCGGCATCCCGAGGTTCACCGGCCCAAAAGCCACGTCCTGCCAGACCGTCGGGGCGAAGAGCTGGGCGTCTGAGTTCTGGAATACAAGCCCCACCTTGCGGCGGACCTCCCGCAGGGACCGGGTGTCGTAGGCGAGCGCCTCGCCGTCGAGGAGCACCCGCCCCTTCGTTGGCCTCAGGGTGCCGTTGCACATCAGGAGAAGAGTTGTCTTTCCGGCCCCGTTCGGGCCGACGAGTGCGACCTTCTCCCCTTTTTTCACGGCGATGCTGATCCCTCTGAGGGACTCGGGGCCGTCCTGATAGGCGAAGTGGACGTCCTGGAATTCAAGTGCACAGGTCATGGTCATCCTCAGAATATCGTGGCGCCCCGCGCGGCGATTGCCACCGCCGTGCAGAGGCAGAGATATGCGGCGACGAGGGCGATCTGGCGGCGACTCGCCCCCTCCGTCTCCTCGCCGGCGGCGAAGACGCCGTCGTAACACCGGGCGTCCATGGCGACGATCAGTTCTTCGCCTTTCTCCCACGCCCGCACAAAGAGCATTCCGGCCAGCATCGCAAACGAGGCGATCGCGTTGGTGAAACTGACATAGCCGTGGCGCATCTCCTGGGCGTTGCGGGTCGCCACCGCCTCGCCGATCAGGACGAAGATGAAGTGGTAGATGAGCATGGAGAGGTCGACGAACTCCCGCGGCAGGCGAAGCGACCGCATCACCGTGAAGATCTCCGCCATCGGGGTGGTGAGGGCGATGAAGAAGAGGGCGCACATCCCGGAAAAGGTCCGGGCAAGGATGAGGGCGGCAAGGTTTGCCGATCCGGTCGTCGCCGTCAGGGTGAGCGGGCCGATCGCTGCGGCCCAGAGCGTCTCCCCGCCCCCGGAGAGGAAGAGGATCACCGCCGCCGAGATCGTCGCAAAGGAGAGCGGGATGGTGAGGAGGTGTGCGTAGAACCTGATCGGGGTCCGGGCGACGCCGACGGTGATTGCCGCCATGGTGGCGGCGATAAACGCTGGGCCGAGTGGAGAGGGAGAGAGGAGGCCGAGGAGGATGGCGCCGCCGCCGACGAGGAGTTTGAGGCGTGTGTCCAGATGGCGCAGGGCGCTGCGGTGGGCATGGTCCTCCAGTATGTTCTCCATCAATCGGTCAGTCTCCTCTGCACCCCGGCGATTGCAAAAATGGGGGAGATTTTATTCTGTAGTGATCTGACGTCCTCGGTAATAATACCCGAAGAAGAATCCGATGATGATCGCCCCGATCGCTGCCTGGAGGCTGAAGAACAGCGACTCGATCTCGCCGCTGGGGGGTTCGTACACGGGCGACGCCCATGGCTCGTAACTGTTCCCGCTCATCTGCATGATCACGTCTTCGGCCTCACCATCGGCCCCGCCCCATTCGTGCTCCCCGGTGTTGAGGACGACAATGAACGATCCCGCAAAGAGGAGAACGATCAGGAGCGCTGCGATCTCCGCGAGGTACTTCATGCCATCGCCCCCCTCAGGCGGGCGACCGCCGATGCCGAGAGGACGTCGAGTTTTGTCAGGATCTCGCCGCGCACGGCAATGATATACTTGAAGACCAGGGCGATGACCACGCCTTCGATGATCGCAAGCGGCACCTGGGTGACGGCGAAGACGGTGGCGAAGGCGATGAACGAGGTGACGAAACCGCCGCTCTCGGCCGGGAAGGCGAGGGCGAGCTGCACCGAGGTGACGACGTAGGTGAAGAGGTCGGCGAGGGCCGCTGCAAGGAAGACGGTGACGTAGGTGTTGAGGTCTGCCTTTGTACAGCTCTTATAGATTGCCCATCCGACGATCGGGCCGGCGATGCCCATCGAGAAGACATTCGCCCCGAGGGTGGTGAGGCCGCCGTGGGCGAGGAAGATCGCCTGGTACAGCAGGACAATCAGCCCGAGCACCGAGGTGATGAAGGGCCCGAAGAGGATCGCCCCGAGGCCGGTGCCGGTCGGGTGGGAGCAGCTCCCGGTCACCGAGGGCAGCTTCAGGGAGGAAAGCACGAAGACAAAGGCCCCGGCAACGGCAAGGAGGGGGAGCGTCTCACGGTTTTCCCGTATGAGTATTCTCATCTGATACATCCCGTAGACGATGAACGGGGCCGATACGATGAACCAGAACAGACACCATTCTGGTGGGAGAAATCCTTCCATAATATGCATGATGATACCCCTACAACATATTTTGTTTTAAAGTAAACTTTATTTTGTATTCTCGTACCCCTATTTAATAGTGGCTCTTTTGCACGATCTGGATTTGCTCATCCTATCGTCGTCAAAGTGCAAAAAAGAGTTGAATTTCATGGGTAATACGGATTTTTTTGGGTCTGCAGGGCGTGCACGTCGCCCCTCTCCCGGTGCGGGAGCGCATTCACGGCAGGGTGAAGGTGCCGTATTTTCCGCCACCGCCGGGCACGAGCGCCACCCGCCCCTCCCTGAAGGCGGCGATCCCGACGGCGACCGCGGGGTCGACGGCGGCGATCCTGTCAATCGGGACCTCGGTGAGGATGGCGATCTCGGTGCCGAGTGTGTCGGTGAGGCGCCGGTAGCGCTCCTCAACTCCCTTTGTGAAGGCCGAGCATGTGCCGCAGACGACCCTAACAATCTCTCCCAGGGGGATCACATGGTAGTACGGCGGGCGGTCCAGCGGGGCGTGCATACCGCCGAGTTCCCGCGCCCGGTCAGCGACTCCTTTCTTGATCGCACCGCCGTCGTCCGGGCAGGTCCACCCGGCAGCTGCGGCCTCTTCGAGGGTGTACTGGCGGTAGCACCGGGTGCAGGCGGTCCGGTTGTACTTTCCTTCCTCCGGGAAAAACCCGGCGTTCAGGGTGATCCGTCCCTGCCGCACGGCATTGAAGGCAGCCTTCGGCGTTGCACCGGCGATCTCGAGACGGTTGAACTCCCGCCCGAGTTTTGTCGGGTGAACCGAATGGGCGTCAGAGTTCGTGAGGAACGGCACGCCGTCGAGGTCTGGGATCCCGGCCCCGTAGGACGAATCGGCTGAGAGCCCGAGTTCAAGAAAATCGATCGGCTCTTCCCCGTAGCAGGAGGCAACCGAGTTATGGGCGGCATACAGGGAGGTCCACGGAGTGAAGGCATGGGCCGGACCGATCAGGCCGCCGAGGTCGTGGACGGCCGCGGCGATCGCTTCGCCGGTGAGTTTTACATGGGGGCGGCCCGAGGTGGTGATGTCCCGGGAATGCGGGGCAAGGCGGTCATGGAGTTCGGCAAACTGCGCAAACTCATCCATGATGATGAGGTGATGGACACGCCCCTGTCCTTCGACCTCGGCGGTGGGCAGAACGACGATCCCGGCATCGCTCTCGAACGCCTCCCAGGCGCGCCGCCATTCCAGGTGGAGGGCATCCCCGCTCCCGAGCACGCCGATTCCCTTGCTGGCGGCGCCAGCAAGGAGTGAAGAGGGCGAGACCTTTGGAGAGGTCGCCATAGAAAAGGGTGAATGGATATGGAGGTCGGCGTAGACGTCCATATTATCCGATGTAGTTGAGGGACTCTTCTTCGTGGCCCTTCTCGATCTCCTGGTACTTCTCCAGGATCTTCTCCATCTCCGCGGCGTGCTCGGCAAGCCGCGCTGGATCGACCCTGATCCCGAGAAGTCTGGAGAGGACGATGAGCACCTCGGTGGCGCTCTTCGGGTCAACAAGGTAGCCCGGGGTTTCCCCCATCAGGCAGACCCCCTCGATCCCGTGGCGCTTTGCAAGGCCGAGAAGAAGGCCGGACGCCCCGACGATGCCGCCGGGCTCTCCGCCGGTCATGACCGCCCCTGCCGCCGTAATCTCAGCGACGAGGTCGTCGTCGTTCACCGCTCCGAGCACCCGCGGCTCATCAATGATCTGACCGACGCCGTAGCCGCCGAGGGTGTACACCCGTTTGACGCCGAGTTCCTCTGCAACGTCGAGATATGACTCGCAGAGGAGGTAGTGCCCCTCGTTCGAAGTGCTCTGGTAGTCGCCGATCAGAAAGGCGATCGACTGCTCTTTCCCTTTCCAGAGATAGATCTCGTTGTTCGGCAGGCGCACAACGCCGCCTGGCTCGATGAGCACCTGCGGTGGGAAGAATATGGAGGTGATCTCGACGATCCGCTCGGCTTTCAGTTCCTGGATCAGGTGCTCGACGACGAGTTTGCCGACCTGCCCTATGCCTGGCAGGCCCTCGACGAGCACATCGGCCTTTAACTCGTCATCGGTATCGAACTCGATCTCTATCTCGTCCATGATTGTGCCTCTCTCCTGTAGGCGCCGTAGCGGTCTTCAGGCGAATACCGCGCGGGATGGGCGGTCCGTGTCGGCTCTCCGCAGACCGGACAGCAGATAAAAAGAGTATAGCGGTGATCCCGCTCACAGTACCGGATCCGCCCGCTCATGCACTCTTTGCCTTCTGCTTTCTCACGAATTTTGCGGCGTCGCCTGCACGCTCCATGACGCCGATCGCGGCCTTCGCTGCCTTCTCGATCGCTCGCTCACCCCGTTTATAATCCGGGGCGGTGACTTTGATCCGGTAGTTCGGTGCACCCAGATAGGTGAGATCGATCTCCACGTCATCGATCTTCGGCTGTGCGCTCCTGAGGGCGCGGCGGATGATGTTGACGCCGTCCGGTTTCATGGACGTGAGGACGAGGGTGCCGGTGATCGTCACCTTCGATATCTTCACGTTCTCCCCGGCAACCGTCTTGAGGGCTTCGTTGACACTCTTTGAGAAGCCGAACTTCTTCAGGGCGGCTTCGCCTTCTGTGACGATCTCCTCAAATGCGGGGTAGAGGAGTCCGAAATGAGTGTAGAATACCTCCTTGATGGCGTGTGGTTCGGTTCCGGTCGCCTCGGCGACAAAACCGATCCATTTCTCGGCCTTCTGCTCGTTCTTCCACTCCTGGATCTTCTCGCGGCGCTGGTGCTCGTTGACATCCTTTAAGGAGAGGTCGATATGACCCCTGTCGGTATCGACGTTGAGGACCTTGCAGACGATTTTCTGGCCTTCACGGACAAAATCACGGATATATTTGATCCAGCCGGTGGCGATCTCGGAGATATGGATGAGTCCTTTTTTGTTCTCGTATTCGTCCAGACGCACAAATGCCACGAAGTCTTTGACGTCCTCAACCGTGCAGACGACGAGTTCGCCCTCCTCCGGCCATTCATTAATCTCGTGCATCTAACTGTCTCACTGGAGTTCTGCTTTGATCTCCGCCTTGATGACGGCCTTTCCGCCGGTCGGCTCGGCGAGCACATGCCCGCAGACCGCGCAGTCCACGACGGTGCTGGCCTTCTCAAAGATCACCTGTTCATTCTCGCAGTCCGGGCACTTGACCCGGTAAAATTTGCTCCTGTTCTCGCGGTGCTGACGTACCATTATCTCTCACTCCACAATCTCAAATTTGCCTGCTCTCCAGCCCGCACGCAGGTGCGCCTTACCGCATTTTGTGCAGCGGTATCTGACGTTCACCCTCTTGGTCGGCTTGTCGCCGCCGGGTACCTTGGAGAACTTGCCCATGTTTCCGACTTTGCCTCTCCGCGCCTTCTGCCGGTCGATCCAGTGCAGGTGGCTGGTCCGCCCCTTCTTTACCTTTTCAACTTCCTGGATCTCGTGCGATCTGCAGTGTGGGCAGTAGGCCCTGAACTTTGCTGGCATCTTCATGAAATAAGCCCCTCACGATGGTTATGCAGCCCGGTGCGGGCCAGAGCGGCAGCACCGGAATATGCATGATCTTTCTGGGATCGGTAATTTCTGGCAGTATTTGCCGAATTTCTCCCTCATGCACACTCCGGAGCCATTCTCTCGAATACCTGTATTATTTGATAAGCCTTATATTTAAGGCTATGTTGCGTTCGCTGAGCACCCTGGCGTTCCCTTTCGGGAGGGTGACAAGGTCTCCGGCCTCCAGGGCATAGGTCCGGCCGTCCAGACCCATGAACGGCGGGATCCCCTCATTGACGAGGACAAGGGAGACGTCACCCGGTGTCGTCTGCACCGGTGCCGCTCCGGCCCGTTTCTCCTCCTCTTCTTTGAAGACCTCCTCCACGAACGAGACGAAGGCCTCATCCTCGCCCTCGCCTTCACCGGGCGATACGGGCACTTCTGCCTCTCTGGTGGGTGCGCTTGCCCCGGCCGCCTCTTCGAGCATCTGGTCGCGGCAGAGGGCGATCTCCCGGCGGACCGCGTCGAACATCGCCCGTTCCTCCGGGAGCATCGTCTTCATTTCGTCCCGATCCCGATAACCCCCTTCGATCTGTGCCTCAGCAAGCTTCAGGATCTTTTTGAGGCGGAGTTTGACGATGGTACTCAACGTCTCTTTTATGCTGTGGTAGCGGTCCTGCAGCAC
Above is a window of Methanofollis tationis DNA encoding:
- a CDS encoding NAD(P)/FAD-dependent oxidoreductase, coding for MKSEYDILVIGGGPGGALAAWTAAKAGLSACIIEKRPAIGAPVRCAEGIGKELLKEFMEPDPRWISADIQRARIVAPDGTSIALDEGRAGTEVGYVLDRKFFDRELVWKASEAGADVFVKTRAVAPIIEEGRVCGATVEFCGKRCAIRAKVTIAADGVESKFARWCGIDTTLPLREMMSCAQYLVTGIDIDPHSNDFYLGEEVAPQGYLWVFAKGERSANIGVGIPASKSKPGMRAKDYLDRFMKERYPEGRIIECVFGGDPVSRPLPCTVADGLMIVGDAARVVDPITGGGIGNAMITGRMAAEVAAKAIAAGDASKAALMPYDEGWRSSKMGRTLERNYRVKEYFITLSDEKMNTLARSIEGINFSEITVMALLKEIIKRNPKLLLELKHLKDSLG
- a CDS encoding 4Fe-4S binding protein gives rise to the protein MLTIHREICGYCGACVSVCPEGALELVDAYLTVDTGACIGCGLCTKACPLGALEVTDEE
- a CDS encoding energy-coupling factor ABC transporter ATP-binding protein, whose amino-acid sequence is MTCALEFQDVHFAYQDGPESLRGISIAVKKGEKVALVGPNGAGKTTLLLMCNGTLRPTKGRVLLDGEALAYDTRSLREVRRKVGLVFQNSDAQLFAPTVWQDVAFGPVNLGMPADRVKSVVARALHDVGLVGFEKRPPHHLSGGEKKRVAIAGVLAMDPEVIVFDEPTSSLDPATAEEVMDLLDEVNHSGRTVILSTHDVELAYRWADTVVLMDQGEVLSTGTAEALFSDVALLHRARLKPPVVMDLFRELAGRGVLSREAPPGNALAFTDLVERQVLGRVSPDGHGRIYIADVGDGAADRVKTLLSSGTVERVGAMGTKAKRFAGDEKIALDFTYGVIDKCLLRAVNGENSLVLTSGGMVEHTVGRIAAYMTESGRQIEVCRM
- the cbiQ gene encoding cobalt ECF transporter T component CbiQ, which codes for MENILEDHAHRSALRHLDTRLKLLVGGGAILLGLLSPSPLGPAFIAATMAAITVGVARTPIRFYAHLLTIPLSFATISAAVILFLSGGGETLWAAAIGPLTLTATTGSANLAALILARTFSGMCALFFIALTTPMAEIFTVMRSLRLPREFVDLSMLIYHFIFVLIGEAVATRNAQEMRHGYVSFTNAIASFAMLAGMLFVRAWEKGEELIVAMDARCYDGVFAAGEETEGASRRQIALVAAYLCLCTAVAIAARGATIF
- a CDS encoding energy-coupling factor ABC transporter substrate-binding protein — its product is MKYLAEIAALLIVLLFAGSFIVVLNTGEHEWGGADGEAEDVIMQMSGNSYEPWASPVYEPPSGEIESLFFSLQAAIGAIIIGFFFGYYYRGRQITTE
- a CDS encoding energy-coupling factor ABC transporter permease; protein product: MHIMEGFLPPEWCLFWFIVSAPFIVYGMYQMRILIRENRETLPLLAVAGAFVFVLSSLKLPSVTGSCSHPTGTGLGAILFGPFITSVLGLIVLLYQAIFLAHGGLTTLGANVFSMGIAGPIVGWAIYKSCTKADLNTYVTVFLAAALADLFTYVVTSVQLALAFPAESGGFVTSFIAFATVFAVTQVPLAIIEGVVIALVFKYIIAVRGEILTKLDVLSASAVARLRGAMA
- a CDS encoding endonuclease Q family protein; translated protein: MATSPKVSPSSLLAGAASKGIGVLGSGDALHLEWRRAWEAFESDAGIVVLPTAEVEGQGRVHHLIIMDEFAQFAELHDRLAPHSRDITTSGRPHVKLTGEAIAAAVHDLGGLIGPAHAFTPWTSLYAAHNSVASCYGEEPIDFLELGLSADSSYGAGIPDLDGVPFLTNSDAHSVHPTKLGREFNRLEIAGATPKAAFNAVRQGRITLNAGFFPEEGKYNRTACTRCYRQYTLEEAAAAGWTCPDDGGAIKKGVADRARELGGMHAPLDRPPYYHVIPLGEIVRVVCGTCSAFTKGVEERYRRLTDTLGTEIAILTEVPIDRIAAVDPAVAVGIAAFREGRVALVPGGGGKYGTFTLP
- a CDS encoding proteasome assembly chaperone family protein, with protein sequence MDEIEIEFDTDDELKADVLVEGLPGIGQVGKLVVEHLIQELKAERIVEITSIFFPPQVLIEPGGVVRLPNNEIYLWKGKEQSIAFLIGDYQSTSNEGHYLLCESYLDVAEELGVKRVYTLGGYGVGQIIDEPRVLGAVNDDDLVAEITAAGAVMTGGEPGGIVGASGLLLGLAKRHGIEGVCLMGETPGYLVDPKSATEVLIVLSRLLGIRVDPARLAEHAAEMEKILEKYQEIEKGHEEESLNYIG
- a CDS encoding RNA-protein complex protein Nop10, coding for MSGRIRYCERDHRYTLFICCPVCGEPTRTAHPARYSPEDRYGAYRREAQSWTR
- a CDS encoding translation initiation factor IF-2 subunit alpha, which produces MHEINEWPEEGELVVCTVEDVKDFVAFVRLDEYENKKGLIHISEIATGWIKYIRDFVREGQKIVCKVLNVDTDRGHIDLSLKDVNEHQRREKIQEWKNEQKAEKWIGFVAEATGTEPHAIKEVFYTHFGLLYPAFEEIVTEGEAALKKFGFSKSVNEALKTVAGENVKISKVTITGTLVLTSMKPDGVNIIRRALRSAQPKIDDVEIDLTYLGAPNYRIKVTAPDYKRGERAIEKAAKAAIGVMERAGDAAKFVRKQKAKSA
- a CDS encoding 30S ribosomal protein S27e, coding for MVRQHRENRSKFYRVKCPDCENEQVIFEKASTVVDCAVCGHVLAEPTGGKAVIKAEIKAELQ
- a CDS encoding 50S ribosomal protein L44e, producing the protein MKMPAKFRAYCPHCRSHEIQEVEKVKKGRTSHLHWIDRQKARRGKVGNMGKFSKVPGGDKPTKRVNVRYRCTKCGKAHLRAGWRAGKFEIVE
- a CDS encoding DNA replication complex GINS family protein, with product MDLDDLRIIVWNERESGKLSEVPAELFATGRASLKEIQNEIHAIGDPFSENGAVLQDRYHSIKETLSTIVKLRLKKILKLAEAQIEGGYRDRDEMKTMLPEERAMFDAVRREIALCRDQMLEEAAGASAPTREAEVPVSPGEGEGEDEAFVSFVEEVFKEEEEKRAGAAPVQTTPGDVSLVLVNEGIPPFMGLDGRTYALEAGDLVTLPKGNARVLSERNIALNIRLIK